One genomic region from Opisthocomus hoazin isolate bOpiHoa1 chromosome Z, bOpiHoa1.hap1, whole genome shotgun sequence encodes:
- the LOC104339068 gene encoding thioredoxin-like protein 1 isoform X1, with the protein MVGVKVIANDTEFQPELSAAGSRLAVVKFTMRGCGPCLRIAPAFNALSNKYPQATFLEVDVHQCQGTAATNNISATPTFLFFRNKVRIDQYQGADAVGLEEKIKQHLENDPGNSEDTDIPKGYMDLMPFINKAGCECLNESDEHGFDNCLRKDSTYLESDCDEQLLITVAFSQPVKLYSMKLQGPDNGQGPKYIKIFINLPRSMDFEEAERSEPTQALELTPDDIKEDGIVQLRYVKFQNVNSVTLFVQSNHGDEETTRITYFTFIGTPVQATNMNDFKRVVGKKGESH; encoded by the exons ATGGTGGGCGTGAAGGTGATCGCCAACGACACCGAGTTCCAGCCCGAGCTCAGCGCTGCCGGctcccgcctggccgtggtgaaGTTCACCATGCGGGG ATGTGGCCCTTGTTTAAGGATAGCCCCAGCTTTCAATGCTCTGAGTAACAAATACCCCCAGGCAACTTTTTTGGAAGTAGATGTACATCAATGCCAG GGAACAGCAGCTACCAATAATATATCAGCAACACCAACATTTCTGTTTTTCCGAAACAAAGTGCGAATTGACCAATATCAAGGAGCAGATGCTGTAGgtttagaagaaaaaattaaacagcaccTGGAGAATGATCCTGGAAACAGTGAAGATACAGATATTCCAAAAGGATAT ATGGATTTAATGCCATTTATCAATAAAGCCGGCTGTGAATGTCTTAATGAGAGTGATGAGCACGGATTTGACAATTGTTTACGTAAAGACTCTACCTACTTGGAATCAGACTGTGATGAGCAG ctgCTTATTACTGTAGCTTTTAGTCAGCCTGTCAAACTTTATTCTATGAAACTTCAGGGGCCAGATAATG GGCAAGGTCCAAAGTACATAAAAATCTTTATCAACCTCCCTCGATCTATGGATtttgaagaagcagaaagaagtgaACCAACTCAAGCCCTGGAGCTGACACCAGATGATATTAAAGAAGATGGCATTGTCCAGCTTCGCTATGTAAAATTTCAGAATGTTAACAGTGTAACT ttgttcGTCCAATCCAATCACGGAGATGAAGAGACAACAAGAATTACCTATTTCACGTTTATTGGAACTCCAGTCCAAGCAACAAATATGAATGACTTCAAGCGA GTAGTTGGCAAAAAAGGAGAGAGCCACTAG
- the LOC104339068 gene encoding thioredoxin-like protein 1 isoform X2 produces MVGVKVIANDTEFQPELSAAGSRLAVVKFTMRGCGPCLRIAPAFNALSNKYPQATFLEVDVHQCQGTAATNNISATPTFLFFRNKVRIDQYQGADAVGLEEKIKQHLENDPGNSEDTDIPKGYMDLMPFINKAGCECLNESDEHGFDNCLRKDSTYLESDCDEQLLITVAFSQPVKLYSMKLQGPDNGQGPKYIKIFINLPRSMDFEEAERSEPTQALELTPDDIKEDGIVQLRYVKFQNVNSVTLFVQSNHGDEETTRITYFTFIGTPVQATNMNDFKRLNFPFLKN; encoded by the exons ATGGTGGGCGTGAAGGTGATCGCCAACGACACCGAGTTCCAGCCCGAGCTCAGCGCTGCCGGctcccgcctggccgtggtgaaGTTCACCATGCGGGG ATGTGGCCCTTGTTTAAGGATAGCCCCAGCTTTCAATGCTCTGAGTAACAAATACCCCCAGGCAACTTTTTTGGAAGTAGATGTACATCAATGCCAG GGAACAGCAGCTACCAATAATATATCAGCAACACCAACATTTCTGTTTTTCCGAAACAAAGTGCGAATTGACCAATATCAAGGAGCAGATGCTGTAGgtttagaagaaaaaattaaacagcaccTGGAGAATGATCCTGGAAACAGTGAAGATACAGATATTCCAAAAGGATAT ATGGATTTAATGCCATTTATCAATAAAGCCGGCTGTGAATGTCTTAATGAGAGTGATGAGCACGGATTTGACAATTGTTTACGTAAAGACTCTACCTACTTGGAATCAGACTGTGATGAGCAG ctgCTTATTACTGTAGCTTTTAGTCAGCCTGTCAAACTTTATTCTATGAAACTTCAGGGGCCAGATAATG GGCAAGGTCCAAAGTACATAAAAATCTTTATCAACCTCCCTCGATCTATGGATtttgaagaagcagaaagaagtgaACCAACTCAAGCCCTGGAGCTGACACCAGATGATATTAAAGAAGATGGCATTGTCCAGCTTCGCTATGTAAAATTTCAGAATGTTAACAGTGTAACT ttgttcGTCCAATCCAATCACGGAGATGAAGAGACAACAAGAATTACCTATTTCACGTTTATTGGAACTCCAGTCCAAGCAACAAATATGAATGACTTCAAGCGA cttaACTTCCCATTTCTAAAGAactaa